The following are encoded together in the Drosophila sechellia strain sech25 chromosome 3R, ASM438219v1, whole genome shotgun sequence genome:
- the LOC6607307 gene encoding insulin-like growth factor-binding protein complex acid labile subunit, with the protein MHLYIYILLGTCGLTVSDALAVYDATGRLNLSASCPDSFCSLSDRPVAYSATPALELRELHLTNCSRQSITWLVLQLTPGLRTLVIRNCATYHISKESLRPVENLTSLQMQGTSLGVLRDQIFNAVPRLEILQLSQNFIHTVHVAAFQGLSRLRLLGLEGNAIAEILASTLDPLVELVHLDLSRNELTTLPQDIFAKNKKLQTLLLNGNPLRTLMPDVLGSLPNLRLLDLGHAAELEVMTLDIPNVENLVLEGSSLSSLVINGGFIKLQAGNNELNHLHVGNKSAVIEMDLHGNLLNGNDTAAFLRGMWNLQRLDLSKNMIEALPQHGSGLDASGSQELLLLPSLKYLNLANNRLVHLPPESPILSSRLSYLDLSHNLMLTLDVAILRGLPVLKSLYVEGNRLNTINYQKLHEEHQDLSELGLHDNPWSPGLYRKMFLYFTDRGVHLQERPQNRVLNKSSRVDIDWPPNEDQAEAQKLDPLGVTGIHPYWTLRDILAFVTLLVVMLILLMNLYHILEEEGCLRRFRHWRRSRTLGQNTSTSRHSGRRLDEQDFEV; encoded by the coding sequence atgcatttgtatatatatattttgctcGGTACTTGCGGCTTAACGGTGAGCGATGCACTTGCCGTGTACGATGCCACCGGACGCTTGAATCTCAGTGCCAGTTGCCCGGATTCCTTCTGCAGCTTAAGTGATCGGCCGGTGGCATACTCCGCGACTCCGGCTCTTGAGCTCCGGGAATTGCACTTGACGAACTGCAGCCGGCAATCGATCACATGGCTGGTTCTGCAACTTACGCCCGGTCTCCGCACCTTGGTCATCCGCAACTGTGCCACATACCACATTAGCAAGGAGAGTCTGAGGCCAGTGGAAAATCTCACCTCGCTGCAGATGCAGGGCACGAGTCTTGGCGTCCTCCGGGATCAGATCTTCAACGCAGTGCCTCGTTTGGAGATCCTGCAGCTAAGTCAGAACTTCATCCACACGGTGCACGTAGCCGCATTCCAGGGCTTATCCAGACTGAGATTACTGGGTCTGGAAGGGAATGCGATAGCTGAAATCCTGGCTAGCACACTTGATCCTCTCGTGGAGCTAGTCCATCTGGACTTGAGCAGGAATGAGTTGACAACTTTGCCACAAGACATCTTTGCTAAAAATAAGAAGCTACAAACCCTTTTACTCAACGGCAACCCATTGAGAACTTTGATGCCAGATGTACTAGGCTCTTTACCCAATCTTCGGCTGCTCGATTTGGGACATGCTGCTGAATTGGAGGTGATGACGCTAGACATTCCCAATGTGGAGAATTTAGTTCTGGAGGGGAGTAGTCTTAGCAGTTTAGTCATCAACGGAGGCTTTATCAAGCTGCAGGCGGGGAACAATGAGCTGAATCATCTGCATGTGGGAAACAAGAGCGCTGTGATTGAGATGGATTTGCATGGTAATTTGCTAAATGGAAATGATACGGCCGCCTTTCTCAGGGGAATGTGGAATCTGCAAAGGCTGGATCTGTCCAAAAACATGATCGAAGCATTGCCACAGCATGGAAGCGGATTGGATGCTTCCGGCTCCCAGGAGCTCTTGCTTTTGCCCAGTTTGAAGTACCTGAATTTGGCCAACAATCGGTTGGTTCACTTGCCTCCGGAGTCGCCAATCCTCTCATCGCGTCTCAGCTATTTGGATTTGTCCCACAATCTGATGCTAACCCTCGATGTCGCGATACTGAGAGGTCTGCCGGTTCTGAAGAGCCTGTACGTGGAGGGCAACCGCCTGAATACCATTAACTACCAGAAGCTCCATGAAGAGCACCAAGATCTCTCAGAGCTGGGGCTTCATGACAACCCCTGGTCACCCGGCTTATACCGCAAGATGTTTCTCTACTTCACCGATCGAGGAGTTCATCTGCAGGAGAGGCCCCAAAACCGTGTCCTGAACAAGAGTAGCCGAGTGGATATTGACTGGCCACCGAATGAAGACCAAGCGGAGGCTCAAAAGCTGGACCCGCTGGGAGTGACTGGCATACACCCCTACTGGACTCTAAGAGATATCCTTGCATTTGTTACGCTCCTGGTGGTGATGCTTATTCTGCTGATGAATCTCTACCACATCCTTGAGGAAGAGGGCTGTCTGCGAAGGTTTCGCCATTGGAGGAGATCTCGTACCCTTGGGCAAAACACTTCAACGTCCAGGCACAGTGGTCGTCGCCTCGACGAGCAGGACTTCGAAGTATGA
- the LOC116801665 gene encoding LOW QUALITY PROTEIN: uncharacterized protein LOC116801665 (The sequence of the model RefSeq protein was modified relative to this genomic sequence to represent the inferred CDS: inserted 2 bases in 1 codon; deleted 1 base in 1 codon; substituted 1 base at 1 genomic stop codon): MYLIIIALLASVSAFLFPNLEEXKLTEFHMDSCAKKVLQLMPNLRTLELENCNSPDFTMNDLNHLLTATDIPKLLMGMWRLQRLDLSKNLIGKYAAAGSDNTSELFILPNLMHMNLSGNRLPFDSPIPWERLTHLDASXNRIYAPPRIGINEAFNLENLHLEGNYINYFQFTTWKPHPSLKEVALYDNKFKPEGYKNITKFFNKIGVNVLEKTHSNNASPTCMPCIPDARDFPISIRSDTNQEIDIDTKVNPLSNDTYRKWNVWHVLMLVSLIVSLFLNSFLIVQLIRLRGRNQFTQSSSEPAVINMPSNYSDDVIML, translated from the exons ATGTACCTAATAATCATCGCCCTGCTTGCAAGTGTGTCCGCTTTTCTTTTTCCAAACTTGGAGGA CAAACTAACCGAGTTCCATATGGACTCCTGCGCAAAGAAGGTACTCCAACTTATGCCCAATCTGCGCACCCTGGAGCTGGAGAACTGCAACAGTCCGGACTTCACCATGAACGACCTGAATCA TTTACTGACCGCAACTGATATTCCCAAACTTCTAATGGGCATGTGGCGACTGCAACGACTGGATCTATCCAAGAATCTCATAGGGAAGTACGCAGCCGCCGGAAGCGACAATACGAGCGAGCTCTTTATACTCCCCAATCTTATGCATATGAACCTATCGGGAAATCGCCTGCCGTTCGATTCGCCAATTCCATGGGAAAGGCTTACTCATTTGGACGCTTCGTAGAATAGAATATATGCTCCCCCAAGGATCGGCATTAACGAAGCTTTCAATCTTGAAAATTTGCACCTGGAGggaaattatattaattattttcaattcacAACCTGGAAACCTCATCCAAGTCTGAAAGAGGTTGCTCTATACGATAACAAATTCAAGCCTGAGggctataaaaatattacaaagtTCTTCAATAAAATTGGAGTAAACGTCTTAGAGAAAACGCACTCCAACAACGCGAGTCCAACTTGTATGCCTTGTATACCAGATGCCAGAGATTTTCCTATTAGTATAAGATCCGACACAAACCAAGAAATCGACATAGATACCAAAGTTAATCCTTTAAGCAACGACACTTATCGAAAATGGAACGTTTGGCATGTACTGATGCTAGTTTCCCTGATTGTTTCCTTGTTCCTCAACTCTTTTCTAATCGTGCAACTCATTCGTTTGAGAGGAAGAAACCAGTTTACGCAATCATCATCGGAACCTGCCGTAATTAATATGCCTTCAAACTATTCTGATGATGTAATTATGCTGTAA